A window of the Egibacter rhizosphaerae genome harbors these coding sequences:
- a CDS encoding transglycosylase domain-containing protein — MRRTTLSTCLGLLVLGLAGCASPVRLDLPDLDAEPQSAPVQSEVYDASGERIAIFRTDHREPVRFAELPEVLVAAVIAAEDRRFYEHGGVDARSIARAAIANQRAGAVVQGGSTITQQLAKNRYLPEAEPTLDRKVTEARLALELEDRMSKDAILADYLNTIYFGEGAYGIAAAARTYFDTDVADLDLAQSALLAGIIPEPVRASPHHDPERARQARAEVLRRMVETGAIDRPAADEAATAELGLADPPEPAETEHPFFVDLVRRELLADPRLGDDPAARFERVHGGGLRIETTIDPEVQAAAEEAVATHREQLSTGDDDPEVAAAVLRPGDGHVLAVVGGSDHDERPFDLATQGRRQPGSAFKPFALIAALEDGYRPGQTIDSGSVSLTIDEYGEPWRVRSNTSGPMPLDRALEVSSNGAYARLGHELGGGRIAEVAQRLGIDADLGTHPALALGGLREGVTPLELAASYATVAAGGVHAEPRAVARVTDSDGRTVIDDEPEQEVVLDEEVAWHATEALRGVVLNGTGQLADPGRPALGKTGTSQGYRDAWFAGATPELAASVWIGHPDRARRLEGPSGAPIEGGSWPARIWRDLVVGALGDGEERDFPYPEHLEVTRIVDDRQGCVLDAAPGAELVEAVDEGEAVRGFADAQPVVRTRLPGELPERACPEPTDADEEDEAEEAEDEEPETEDEPDPETDTAEPAEDDR; from the coding sequence GATCTTTCGCACCGATCACCGGGAACCGGTCCGGTTCGCGGAGCTCCCCGAGGTGCTCGTCGCGGCCGTGATCGCGGCCGAGGACCGCCGGTTCTACGAGCACGGGGGCGTCGACGCCCGATCGATCGCCCGGGCGGCGATCGCGAATCAGCGAGCCGGAGCCGTCGTCCAGGGCGGGTCGACGATCACCCAGCAGCTCGCGAAGAACCGCTATCTCCCCGAGGCCGAACCGACACTCGACCGCAAGGTCACCGAAGCACGCCTGGCCCTCGAGCTCGAGGACCGCATGTCGAAGGACGCGATCCTCGCCGACTACCTCAACACGATCTACTTCGGCGAGGGCGCGTACGGCATCGCCGCTGCCGCCCGCACGTACTTCGACACCGACGTGGCCGACCTCGACCTCGCGCAGTCCGCGCTGCTCGCCGGCATCATCCCGGAGCCGGTCCGCGCGAGCCCGCATCACGATCCCGAGCGGGCGCGACAGGCCCGGGCCGAGGTGCTCAGGCGCATGGTCGAGACCGGCGCGATCGATCGTCCGGCCGCCGACGAGGCCGCGACCGCCGAACTGGGCCTCGCCGATCCCCCCGAGCCCGCCGAGACCGAGCATCCGTTCTTCGTCGACCTCGTGCGCCGGGAGCTGCTCGCCGACCCGCGGCTCGGGGACGATCCGGCCGCGAGGTTCGAACGGGTGCACGGGGGCGGGCTCAGGATCGAGACCACGATCGACCCCGAGGTGCAGGCGGCGGCCGAGGAGGCGGTCGCCACCCATCGCGAGCAGCTGTCCACCGGCGACGACGACCCCGAGGTGGCCGCAGCCGTGCTCCGGCCCGGCGACGGGCACGTGCTCGCGGTGGTCGGGGGCAGCGATCACGACGAGCGGCCGTTCGACCTCGCCACCCAGGGACGACGCCAGCCGGGCAGCGCGTTCAAGCCGTTCGCGCTCATCGCCGCCCTGGAGGACGGTTACCGGCCGGGCCAAACGATCGACTCCGGATCGGTCAGCCTCACGATCGACGAGTACGGCGAGCCGTGGAGGGTCCGCAGCAACACGAGCGGGCCCATGCCCCTCGACCGGGCGCTCGAGGTGTCGTCGAACGGTGCTTACGCCCGCCTCGGGCACGAGCTCGGCGGTGGGCGCATCGCCGAGGTCGCGCAGCGTCTGGGGATCGACGCGGATCTCGGGACGCACCCCGCGCTCGCGCTGGGTGGCTTGCGCGAGGGCGTGACCCCGCTCGAACTGGCGGCCTCCTACGCCACGGTGGCCGCGGGTGGGGTGCACGCCGAGCCGCGAGCGGTGGCCCGCGTGACGGACAGCGACGGCCGGACCGTGATCGACGACGAGCCCGAGCAGGAGGTCGTGCTGGACGAGGAGGTGGCGTGGCACGCGACGGAGGCCCTCCGCGGCGTCGTGCTGAACGGCACGGGGCAGCTCGCCGATCCCGGTCGCCCCGCCCTCGGCAAGACCGGCACGAGCCAGGGCTACCGCGACGCGTGGTTCGCGGGCGCGACACCCGAGCTCGCCGCGAGCGTGTGGATCGGGCACCCCGACCGGGCACGCCGACTCGAGGGACCGTCCGGCGCCCCGATCGAGGGTGGCTCCTGGCCGGCTCGCATCTGGCGCGACCTGGTCGTCGGTGCACTCGGGGACGGCGAGGAACGCGACTTCCCATATCCCGAGCACCTCGAGGTGACGCGGATCGTGGACGACCGACAGGGTTGCGTGCTCGACGCGGCACCCGGCGCCGAGCTGGTCGAGGCCGTCGACGAGGGCGAGGCGGTCAGAGGGTTCGCGGACGCGCAGCCCGTGGTCCGCACCCGCCTTCCCGGGGAGCTCCCCGAGCGGGCGTGCCCCGAGCCCACCGACGCGGACGAGGAGGACGAGGCGGAGGAGGCGGAGGACGAGGAGCCCGAGACCGAGGACGAGCCGGACCCCGAGACCGACACCGCCGAGCCCGCGGAGGACGACCGATGA
- a CDS encoding diacylglycerol/lipid kinase family protein codes for MRALLLYNPAATTTTARVRDAIAQLLASELKLEVAPTKRRDHASFLAAGAADEGIDVVVALGGDGTVNEIVQGVAHSRVLLAVLPGGSTNVYARALGLPNDPRAATQEVVDLLRHGQHRRVPLASANERYFCFAAGLGFDAEVVRRVEQRPRVKRVVRQGAFVISGIGPLLTASDPRRAEIRVTADGTTHEGYRSVVCGAAQPYTYLGPWPVRLCPDGSLDRGLAVTALTRLGLPGLLRLARVALSAGDVRRLPTVDAWSDLTEAHLLSDRPLPLQLDGDYVGELTEVWLRRVPAALSVVAPRS; via the coding sequence GTGCGCGCTCTCCTGCTCTACAACCCGGCGGCGACGACGACGACCGCGCGCGTGCGCGACGCGATCGCCCAGCTGCTCGCGTCCGAGCTCAAGCTCGAGGTGGCGCCCACCAAGCGTCGCGACCACGCCTCGTTCCTCGCGGCCGGGGCGGCCGATGAGGGTATCGACGTGGTCGTCGCGCTCGGCGGTGACGGCACGGTCAACGAGATCGTCCAGGGCGTCGCGCACTCGCGCGTGCTGCTCGCGGTCCTGCCCGGCGGCTCCACCAACGTGTACGCCCGCGCCCTCGGGCTGCCCAACGATCCGCGCGCGGCGACGCAGGAGGTCGTCGACCTCCTGCGTCACGGGCAGCATCGCCGCGTCCCGCTCGCGAGCGCGAACGAACGCTACTTCTGCTTCGCGGCTGGCCTCGGTTTCGACGCCGAGGTCGTCCGCAGGGTCGAGCAGCGTCCGCGCGTCAAGCGCGTCGTCCGACAGGGCGCCTTCGTGATCTCCGGCATCGGCCCCCTGTTGACCGCATCGGATCCCCGCCGGGCCGAGATCCGGGTGACCGCCGACGGGACGACCCACGAGGGGTACCGGTCCGTCGTGTGCGGCGCCGCGCAGCCCTACACCTACCTGGGTCCGTGGCCGGTGCGGCTGTGCCCCGACGGCTCGCTCGACCGCGGGCTCGCGGTGACCGCGCTCACGCGTCTGGGACTGCCAGGGCTGCTGCGCCTCGCCCGGGTCGCGCTGTCGGCGGGGGACGTGAGGCGGCTGCCGACGGTGGACGCCTGGAGCGACCTCACCGAAGCGCATCTGCTGAGCGACCGACCGTTGCCCCTGCAGCTCGACGGCGACTACGTCGGTGAGCTGACCGAGGTGTGGCTGCGACGGGTCCCCGCCGCGTTGTCGGTCGTCGCGCCGCGGAGCTAG
- a CDS encoding glycerophosphodiester phosphodiesterase — MFPFYDAPAVVGHRGAPHVAPENTPAAFLAAWEAGARWVELDVRRSADDVPVVHHDPTTPDGTPLIEQTAHDLSSLGVWGLEAVLADLPDGLGVDVEIKNNPGEVDYQENDQRTVELVTELLEGRIDERPWMTSSFNPLTVSAIAKALPSVPAGLLHLGTLSLAQAANFGVEYGAQIICPPIDADGLAPAEVAALHAEGLAVFVWTVDDLDEVLRLVRLGVDAICTNRPGEVVKALADLAAG, encoded by the coding sequence ATGTTTCCCTTCTACGACGCCCCGGCGGTGGTCGGTCACCGCGGCGCCCCGCACGTCGCGCCCGAGAACACGCCAGCCGCGTTCCTCGCCGCATGGGAAGCGGGAGCGCGCTGGGTGGAGCTGGACGTGCGGCGCAGCGCCGACGACGTCCCGGTCGTGCACCACGATCCGACGACGCCCGACGGCACGCCCCTCATCGAGCAGACAGCGCACGATCTCTCGAGCCTCGGCGTCTGGGGCCTCGAGGCGGTCCTCGCGGACCTGCCCGACGGGCTCGGCGTGGATGTCGAGATCAAGAACAATCCCGGTGAGGTGGACTACCAGGAGAACGATCAACGCACCGTCGAGCTGGTCACCGAACTGCTCGAGGGTCGGATCGACGAGCGCCCCTGGATGACGAGCTCGTTCAACCCGCTCACCGTGTCGGCGATCGCGAAGGCCCTGCCGAGCGTGCCGGCCGGGCTCTTGCACCTGGGCACGCTCAGCCTCGCTCAGGCGGCGAACTTCGGGGTCGAGTACGGGGCGCAGATCATCTGTCCGCCGATCGACGCCGACGGGCTCGCGCCCGCTGAGGTGGCGGCGCTGCACGCCGAGGGACTCGCGGTGTTCGTCTGGACCGTCGACGACCTCGACGAGGTCCTGCGGCTCGTGCGGCTGGGCGTCGACGCGATCTGCACCAACCGTCCCGGCGAGGTGGTCAAGGCGCTCGCCGACCTCGCGGCCGGCTAG
- a CDS encoding WhiB family transcriptional regulator — MDWRQQAACIGEDPELFFPVGSTGPALEQVERAKAVCRRCPVIEECLEWALATNQDAGVWGGMSEDERRALRRNRQRRRRVAS; from the coding sequence ATGGACTGGCGTCAGCAGGCAGCATGCATCGGCGAGGATCCCGAGCTGTTCTTCCCCGTGGGAAGCACCGGCCCTGCACTGGAGCAGGTGGAGCGAGCCAAGGCCGTCTGCCGGCGGTGCCCCGTGATCGAGGAGTGCCTCGAATGGGCACTGGCCACGAACCAGGACGCAGGTGTCTGGGGGGGCATGAGCGAGGACGAACGCCGAGCGCTGCGGCGCAACCGCCAGCGGCGTCGGCGGGTCGCCAGCTAG
- a CDS encoding sensor histidine kinase: MSLPEDLLRDRVGLREDAIAHLQSLLSDWQILADLSFADLLLWVPVPHEGVRESFLCVGQMRPYTAQTIYAEDLVGEVYDVRQRPMLGRAVHEQRVIRDADPDWSLGVPVREEAIPVRFRDEVVAVISREANVSTARSPSQLELTYLQTASQFAQMLADGTFPYPEQEPEEREYLLRVGDGTLRVDETATVTFASPNGISAYRRLGTLDKVTGHALDAFDPAPEDLRAGLEHGRPVDDEVERERAVIRRRLLPLIEAGNVVGGLLLVREVTELRRHERALRVKDATIREIHHRVKNNLQTVASLLRLQARRLGSGEARAALNESVRRITSIALVHETLSQESRERLPFGGITERIVRMLGEGLSDPDAPVQFAVEGDPGELPAEVATPLALVLTELLQNSVEHAFPSSEGRGKDGATGGRIVVGFERGSTTLRVLVSDDGVGMPTDLDESAHLGLRIARTLAESELGGTFEPLEQETGTAIELVLPLP; encoded by the coding sequence GTGTCCCTACCGGAGGACCTGCTCCGCGATCGGGTGGGCCTGCGCGAGGACGCCATCGCGCACCTGCAGAGTCTCCTGAGCGACTGGCAGATCCTCGCCGACCTCTCGTTCGCGGACCTGTTGCTGTGGGTGCCCGTGCCCCACGAGGGAGTTCGCGAGTCGTTCCTGTGCGTCGGGCAGATGCGGCCGTACACCGCGCAGACCATCTACGCCGAGGATCTCGTCGGCGAGGTCTACGACGTGCGCCAGCGCCCGATGCTCGGGCGAGCCGTGCACGAGCAGCGGGTCATCCGCGACGCCGATCCGGACTGGTCGCTCGGTGTGCCGGTGCGCGAGGAGGCCATCCCCGTGCGGTTCCGCGACGAAGTTGTCGCGGTGATCAGCCGGGAGGCCAACGTGTCGACCGCGCGCTCCCCCTCACAGCTGGAGCTCACCTACCTGCAGACGGCCAGCCAGTTCGCCCAGATGCTCGCGGACGGCACGTTCCCGTACCCGGAGCAGGAGCCCGAGGAGCGGGAGTACCTCCTGCGGGTCGGCGACGGGACCCTGCGGGTCGACGAGACCGCGACGGTCACGTTCGCGTCACCGAACGGGATCAGTGCCTACCGCCGTCTCGGCACGCTGGACAAGGTCACCGGCCACGCGCTGGACGCGTTCGATCCCGCACCCGAGGATCTGCGAGCGGGCCTCGAGCACGGACGGCCGGTCGACGACGAGGTCGAGCGCGAGCGCGCGGTGATCCGACGCCGCCTCCTGCCCCTCATCGAGGCCGGGAACGTGGTCGGAGGGCTGCTGCTCGTCCGCGAGGTCACCGAGTTGCGGCGACACGAGCGGGCCCTGCGGGTCAAGGACGCGACGATCCGCGAGATCCACCACCGCGTGAAGAACAATCTGCAGACGGTGGCGTCGCTCCTGCGGCTGCAGGCGCGGAGGCTGGGATCGGGGGAGGCGCGCGCCGCGCTGAACGAGTCCGTTCGGCGGATCACGTCCATCGCACTCGTTCACGAGACGCTGTCCCAGGAGTCCCGGGAGCGGCTCCCGTTCGGGGGCATCACCGAGCGCATCGTCCGGATGCTCGGCGAGGGGCTCTCCGATCCCGACGCGCCCGTGCAGTTCGCCGTCGAGGGCGACCCGGGCGAGTTGCCCGCCGAGGTCGCGACCCCGCTGGCGCTCGTGCTGACCGAGCTGCTGCAGAACTCGGTCGAGCACGCCTTTCCCTCGTCCGAGGGTCGAGGGAAGGACGGCGCGACGGGCGGCCGCATCGTCGTCGGCTTCGAACGCGGCTCGACGACCCTGCGCGTGCTGGTGAGCGACGACGGGGTCGGCATGCCGACCGACCTGGACGAATCCGCCCACCTCGGCCTGCGCATCGCACGGACCCTGGCCGAGAGCGAACTCGGGGGAACGTTCGAACCCCTCGAGCAGGAGACCGGGACGGCCATCGAGCTCGTCCTGCCCCTGCCCTGA
- a CDS encoding sigma factor-like helix-turn-helix DNA-binding protein, with the protein MSEAERGDEEAAVKALRQKLSGVLSRLPEIERKVIEHRMGLADGTPARPGEVAERLGLTIAEVKRIEARAFERIREVGPIKGLERFLGK; encoded by the coding sequence ATGAGCGAGGCAGAACGCGGGGACGAGGAAGCCGCGGTCAAGGCGCTGCGGCAGAAGCTGTCGGGTGTCCTGTCGCGGCTGCCCGAGATCGAGCGCAAGGTCATCGAGCACCGCATGGGTCTGGCCGACGGCACGCCCGCGAGACCGGGCGAGGTCGCCGAGCGGCTCGGCCTGACGATCGCCGAGGTCAAGCGCATCGAGGCGCGTGCATTCGAGCGGATCCGCGAGGTCGGACCCATCAAGGGTCTCGAACGCTTCCTCGGGAAATGA